Within Vulpes lagopus strain Blue_001 chromosome 22, ASM1834538v1, whole genome shotgun sequence, the genomic segment CTGGATTGGGAGCACTTAACAAAGCCTGGATCGATAGCAGAACTGTGCGGATCTGCAGTGCTGGGGAccacttatctttcaaaatatctaaacataaTCTTCCCAACTTGCCTACATTAGGATGATAAATTTTGGTCATGAAATGTACTTTAGGGGCTGCCATCGGGTATTCTTTTGAAAGGAATAGTTCAAGTTTAAAAGTCCCTCCTTCAAAGGGGGAATCCATTGTGGGGCCAGCAATGACCACCTGAAAATAACGGGTTTTGCTCTCATCTGGTTCTGCTTTAATGCCAGGAACTGGTTCTGCCAGCAAACACTGGGTTTCCTTGATAGTCCCGCGGGGCAGCCCAGCCATCTTGTCAGATCCCGAGTTCGGCCTCTGTTCTTGACTCTGGCCACTCAATGTTCTTAAGAACTAAAGAGACTCATTGCAGCAAAGAGTGTTAATTGTATACAGTGATAAGTGATACTTACTGTAAGTGACAGAAGTTGTCACTTGTTATCATCTGGTAGCCCTTTCAGTCATATGCATTCTGCAGTagcattatacatatatacttggcaaaacaatttataaaagcTTATGAACACATTACCATTTTGTAACCTGTATTTTGCCAACTTTTTGctgttaaaaatgatataaagtagGAGAGTTAACTGAGAATTAATTGGGGAGAAGTGGAGGGAAGCAGCTAAAACAAGGTAAAACTTTTACCCCcactccaaaaaaatttttttcagaaaccaATTGATCTAAAGTTATGCTGATatgggacatctgagtggctcagcggttgagcgtctgcctttaactcaggatgtgatcccagagttccgggatcaagtcccacattgggctccctgcatggagactgcttctccctctgcttgtgtgtctgcctctgtctctgtgtctctcatgaataaataaataaaatctttaaaaaaaataataaagttatgttGATGCAACAATAGCCATGAACCACATGTGGCTATGTAGCATTTGATGCTGGtagtccaaactgagatgtgctCTTAGTGTAAAATAAAGTActaattttgaagacttagtacaaATTTGGCCCTGAATCAAGGCCAACAGTTTGCTGAAGCTGTTGGTTTCAAGCAGGAGCCTAAAGAAATGTCTTTCTATGGTCTGTTGGCCATTTCAGAATTTTGGAAATGTAATGGTCAATTCATTAGAAAGAAACATCTGTGTCATTAGAGATAGGG encodes:
- the LOC121480550 gene encoding ubiquitin-conjugating enzyme E2 N-like — translated: MAGLPRGTIKETQCLLAEPVPGIKAEPDESKTRYFQVVIAGPTMDSPFEGGTFKLELFLSKEYPMAAPKVHFMTKIYHPNVGKLGRLCLDILKDKWSPALQIRTVLLSIQALLSAPNPDDLLANDVAEQQKTNKAQAIETARAWTRLYAMNNI